The following proteins are encoded in a genomic region of Procambarus clarkii isolate CNS0578487 chromosome 23, FALCON_Pclarkii_2.0, whole genome shotgun sequence:
- the LOC138367850 gene encoding serine-aspartate repeat-containing protein I-like, producing MVGDDAMAGGADMAGGDAMAGGDAISSGDPRSGGDAMAGGDTMAGGDAMAGDDSMAGDESKAGDDIIAGGDAMAGGDIMAGGDSMAGDESMAGDDAMAGGDIMAGGDIMAGGDIVAGRDVMAGRDDMTGGNAMARDDAMADDDSMPGDESMAGVDAIADVDDAMAGGNAMAGGNAMAGGDAMAVGDAIAGGDDVIPCGGDAIAGDDAMSSSDSMANSDDMAGGDAMSSGDYMTDGDAMSGGDAIASDNAINGDVAMEGDDTIAGDDSIASSDAMAGGDDAMAGGDNAMDGGDDAMAGGAAIADGDAKACGDAMAGGYSMAGGDEMAGGYSMSGGDAIIGDYAMAGVDSMAGDDPMAGNDAMAGGDAMAGDDSITEDDAMAGDNAMDGCDAMAGGGDAMADGDAMACGDSMAGYEPMTKRSRNARIPIKKEPEVNIMNDEKQLDDPRIHAEIREI from the exons atggtTGGTGATGATGCAATGGCTGGAGGTGCtgacatggctggtggtgatgccatggctggtggtgatgccatatcTAGTGGTGACCCCAgatctggtggtgatgccatggctggtggagacacaatggctggtggtgacgccatggctggtgatgactccatggctggtgatgaatcCAAGGCTGGTGATGATAttattgctggtggtgacgccatggctggtggtgacatcatggctggtggtgactccatggctggtgatgaatccatggctggtgatgacgccatggctggtggtgacatcatggctggtggtgacatcatggctggtggtgacatcgTGGCTGGTCGTGATGTTATGGCTGGTCGTGACGACATGACTGGTGGTAACGCCATGGCacgtgatgacgccatggctgatgATGACTCCATGCCTGGTGATGAATCCATGGCTGGTGTTGACGCCATTGCTGATGTTgacgatgccatggctggtggtaacgccatggctggtggtaacgccatggctggtggtgacgcaatgGCTGTTGGTGACGCAATAGCTGGTGGTGACGATGTCATTccttgtggtggtgatgccataGCTGGTGATGACGCAATGTCTAGTAGTGACTCCATGGCTAATAGTGACgatatggctggtggtgacgcaatgTCTAGTGGTGACTACATGACTGATGGTGACGCTAtgtctggtggtgacgccattgctAGTGATAACGCCATTAATGGTGATGTCGCAATGGAAGGTGATGACACCATAGCTGGTGATGACTCTATTGCCAgtagtgacgccatggctggtggtgatgatgcaatggctggtggtgacaatgCAATGGATGGTGGTgacgatgccatggctggtggtgccgCAATAGCTgatggtgatgcaaaggcttgtggtgatgcaatggctggtggttactctatggctggtggtgacgaaaTGGCTGGTGGTTACTCTAtgtctggtggtgatgccataatTGGGGATTATGCCATGGCTGGGGTTGactccatggctggtgatgaccccATGGCTGgtaatgacgccatggctggaggtgacgccatggctggggaTGACTCCATAACTGaagatgacgccatggctggtgataacGCAATGGATGgttgtgacgccatggctggtggtggtgacgccatggctgatgGTGACGCAATGGCATGTGGTGACTCCATGGCTG gatacgaacccatgacaaagcgctcgcggaacgccag gatccccataaagaaagaacccgaggtgaatatcatGAATGATGAAAAACAACTTGACGatcctcgtatacacgctgaaatcagagaaatttaa